In the Colletotrichum lupini chromosome 1, complete sequence genome, one interval contains:
- a CDS encoding WD repeat domain-containing protein, whose translation MFASPKGKSNATTIDLTAAPKKKADIIDLTLDDDRETSSRPAEAEPPRKRQRMHYGPDFPIDPNGGDPEKFVRCLNAQVRPYITEALVNVPQDTFKIADIARRVVREVYHSAIEDDAIDINQGFLSQNAVKKLAALARYRIADLCNNCEEYRKKPLSFGGIRVPLHPDGYRGSNLASEQGPPTAPARPAPRPAKKQPRPKPPAKSRRESQPAPEVEYQPEPEQEPYPAPQPPATEPPIVAVSTTNYRTRAQARSFKSWKAHDSQAGAAAATPGHKAKVAWMTMPRRPYTTTEERETILRGTSKLVRNLPAATALGSLPFHVDFTPDELDDLRRVVRAMCDKKVKHKRRDNTDRELGKMLRKRPDLLTTLPPMIELKGTLAQRDHVAIRNFLDELANRHKRPARHPKVLTLEVDESDKQGEAQRTSQISALLLAREVDGNRGFGRMRRHINFTNEFRKAHEDDMEMRAEWVGCAGDIMTIAWTSDTNFVCGATAHSDSHNQQYNKAGNLLLCSTTLGQLKAYPDHRIPRPIVEKGENSTEAMRESQSPWLYSSVVSSDYDRINNRAYTSSFDKTVKVWKVDDRGANMEALGTWEHAGNVNFVAVSKHESGMVATAADVSTQAVRVYRVDNDNVSQSPYQVYTGSRTWDEGNEETTATQKWAYFPATMQWGLAEGVQHLLLVGYSPRSLTGDDNDIPDEKLNTGEICLWNCLTGEKIKVLTASTQNVFEVVWHPTLPSFIVATSPAGLMVDDETLTQIRIFRPSLTPEGDTAFGEMQCLDCPAKDINELTIKPNSVLCSYVTAACTDGKVYVWDTSRGDKPIHALRHKKPIDEFDPNLGKREDLDVGVKFTAWGTTADRFYTGGSDGVVKVWNVRNFRQPLVRDLLEAPGAIACGAFSPCYSRLAIGDASGRVMLLSLNKEDEPPAKFVIPPMPAGMRPRRPVRRPIPVIEHADPPAPHQNNQDQEPKTGVERGRRMLSSGQLIRHPDATVGVIQGPAYSTLGLHCPKSHFEGDASQPLLAKVEEIQQENQKMFRRRSLRVTRLRPLTDVGSVALERRHARNVSRDLDLQELCEMTKLDLLMDQVNIDDPIYDEGWEYEYEEGDLDKSIWATLS comes from the exons ATGTTTGCGAGTCCGAAGGGAAAGTCGAATGCCACGACGATCGATCTAACGGCCGCCccgaagaagaaggccgaCATTATCGACCTCACACTCGACGATGACCGCGAAACCAGCTCACGGCCTGCTGAGGCCGAACCGCCTCGAAAGAGGCAACGAATGCACTACGGTCCCGACTTTCCTATTGACCCGAATGGCGGTGACCCTGAGAAATTCGTGCGGTGCCTGAACGCACAGGTCAGGCCATACATCACCGAGGCGTTGGTCAATGTTCCGCAAGATACGTTCAAGATTGCAGATATCGCTCGACGG GTGGTTAGGGAGGTGTATCATTCCGCTATAGAAGACGACGCGATCGACATCAATCAAGGTTTCCTGTCCCAAAATGCAGTCAAGAAGCTGGCCGCGCTCGCGCGTTATCGTATTGCAGACCTTTGCAACAATTGCGAG GAATACAGGAAAAAGCCCCTAAGCTTTGGTGGGATTCGGGTCCCCCTCCACCCGGACGGATATCGTGGATCGAACCTTGCTTCCGAACAAGGTCCTCCGACGGCGCCAGCCAGGCCAGCGCCGCGGCCGGCGAAGAAACAACCTCGACCGAAGCCTCCAGCGAAGAGTCGACGAGAGTCTCAGCCGGCGCCTGAGGTAGAGTACCAGCCAGAACCCGAGCAAGAACCCTACCCAGCGCCTCAACCCCCAGCTACAGAACCCCCGATCGTCGCCGTTTCGACAACGAACTATCGAACGAGGGCGCAGGCCAGGTCCTTCAAGTCATGGAAGGCCCATGATTCACAAGccggggcggcggcggctacCCCAGGACACAAGGCCAAAGTAGCCTGGATGACGATGCCGCGGCGGCCATACACCACAACGGAAGAGCGTGAGACGATTCTTCGTGGCACCTCCAAGCTTGTACGAAACCTACCGGCGGCGACAGCGCTGGGCTCACTGCCCTTCCACGTCGACTTCACACCCGACGAGTTGGATGACTTACGGAGAGTAGTGCGGGCTATGTGTGACAAGAAGGTCAAGCACAAGCGGAGGGACAATACGGATAGAGAGCTGGGAAAGATGCTGAGAAAGCGGCCCGACTTGCTCACGACTTTACCACCCATGATCGAGCTCAAGGGAACGCTTGCGCAGCGAGACCACGTTGCGATTCGGAACTTCCTCGACGAGCTGGCGAACCGGCACAAGAGACCAGCCCGGCATCCAAAAGTGCTGACGTTGGAGGTTGACGAGTCCGACAAGCAGGGCGAGGCACAGCGTACCAGTCAGATTTCTGCGCTCTTGTTGGCGCGGGAAGTCGACGGAAACCGAGGCTTCGGCCGGATGCGTCGCCACATCAACTTCACCAACGAGTTTAGGAAGGCTCACGAAGACGACATGGAGATGCGGGCAGAGTGGGTGGGCTGCGCTGGTGACATTATGACGATTGCCTGGACTTCAGACACAAACTTCGTCTGCGGAGCCACGGCTCATTCCGATTCGCACAACCAGCAATACAACAAGGCTGGTAATCTTTTGCTTTGCTCGACGACGTTGGGCCAGCTGAAGGCGTATCCGGACCACAGAATCCCTCGACCGATTGTCGAGAAGGGCGAGAACTCCACAGAGGCTATGAGGGAAAGTCAGAGCCCGTGGCTCTACTCCTCCGTCGTGTCTTCTGACTATGATCGCATCAATAACCGTGCCTACACGTCGAGTTTCGACAAAACTGTCAAGGTGTGGAAGGTCGATGACAGAGGAGCAAATATGGAGGCTTTAGGCACTTGGGAACACGCGGGCAATGTCAACTTTGTGGCTGTTTCTAAACACGAATCTGGCATGGTGGCGACTGCTGCTGATGTATCCACGCAAGCTGTCCGGGTCTACCGCGTTGATAACGACAACGTATCTCAGAGCCCTTACCAGGTATACACCGGCTCGAGAACATGGGACGAAGGGAATGAGGAGACGACGGCAACCCAGAAATGGGCTTACTTTCCAGCAACGATGCAATGGGGCTTAGCCGAAGGTGTGCAACACTTGCTTCTCGTTGGCTATTCCCCTCGCAGTCTCACGGGAGATGATAACGACATTCCCGATGAGAAGTTGAACACCGGCGAGATCTGTCTTTGGAACTGCCTCACGGGCGAAAAGATCAAGGTTTTGACGGCGTCTACACAGAATGTCTTTGAGGTGGTTTGGCATCCCACTCTACCGAGCTTCATTGTGGCAACATCCCCGGCTGGGCTGATGGTTGACGACGAGACTCTGACGCAGATTCGCATCTTCCGCCCTAGCTTGACGCCTGAAGGCGACACAGCCTTTGGCGAGATGCAGTGCCTGGACTGTCCGGCCAAGGATATCAACGAGCTCACTATCAAGCCCAACAGCGTCCTCTGCTCATACGTGACTGCGGCTTGCACCGATGGAAAAGTGTACGTCTGGGATACCTCGCGAGGCGACAAACCTATCCACGCTCTACGGCATAAGAAGCCGATCGACGAATTCGATCCAAATTTGGGAAAGCGAGAAGACCTGGACGTGGGTGTCAAATTCACGGCGTGGGGGACTACAGCGGATCGTTTCTACACAGGCGGGTCAGACGGGGTAGTCAAGGTGTGGAACGTACGCAATTTCCGGCAGCCCCTCGTCCGGGACCTTCTAGAGGCTCCTGGAGCTATAGCATGCGGAGCTTTCTCTCCATGTTACTCGAGGCTCGCTATCGGAGACGCGAGTGGTCGAGTGATGCTCCTCTCGCTGAACAAGGAGGACGAGCCTCCGGCCAAGTTCGTCATACCCCCGATGCCGGCGGGCATGCGACCTCGTCGTCCCGTGCGCCGTCCGATACCCGTCATCGAGCACGCCGATCCCCCTGCACCACACCAGAATAACCAGGACCAAGAGCCCAAGACCGGAGTCGAGAGAGGACGAAGAATGCTCTCCTCTGGCCAACTCATTCGTCACCCGGACGCCACCGTCGGCGTCATCCAGGGGCCTGCGTATTCCACCTTGGGCCTGCACTGCCCCAAATCGCACTTTGAAGGCGATGCGTCCCAGCCCCTGTTGGCGAAGGTCGAGGAGATTCAGCAGGAGAACCAAAAGATGTTCCGCCGTAGGTCGCTACGGGTCACCCGTCTCCGGCCGCTGACTGACGTGGGCTCCGTGGCCCTCGAGCGTCGGCATGCGCGCAACGTGTCGAGGGACTTGGATCTGCAAGAGCTTTGCGAGATGACGAAGCTCGACCTGCTCATGGACCAGGTGAATATCGACGACCCTATCTACGATGAGGGGTGGGAGTACGAATATGAGGAGGGTGACCTCGATAAGAGCATTTGGGCCACGCTTTCGTGA
- a CDS encoding mitochondrial DNA replication protein YHM2 gives MRCPVKLTYAATTIGGDFRQGALGRPLCFKGACSHVRSVTESSCFCFFGFLSLRTHASTPELATKTSPVPRAPNFQTNTSLLTSYTKVTCDLGLPPRYTYQHTARISEVIPSPFFYPATYRIFPHSSLGSIPKHLPRPLSVITSSRAMVAVATMPAPIGEPQKLEKKPVKFSNLLLGAGLNMFEVTTLGQPLEVVKTTMAANRGDGFGTALGRIWGRGGVLGYDDWESIRQSSCLSRPVYQGLIPWAWIEASTKGAVLLFVASEAEYYARNAGASEFGGGIIGGITGGVAQAYATMGFCTCMKTVEITKHKVASTGVPPPSTFQTFMGIYRKEGIRGINKGVNAVAIRQMTNWGSRFGLSRLAEQGIRDVRGKKDGEKLAAWEKILASGLGGGLSAWNQPIEVIRVEMQSKKEDPNRPKKMTVGNTFRYIYSTNGISGLYRGVAPRIGLGVWQTICMVALGDMAKTYVEKVTGDKVTAKH, from the exons ATGAGGTGCCCAGTCAAGCTTACATACGCTGCTACAACCATTGGGGGAGACTTCAGACAAGGGGCTCTCGGCCGCCCGTTATGCTTCAAGG GCGCCTGCTCCCACGTCCGCTCAGTCACGGAGAGCTCCTGCTTCTGTTTCTTCGGTTTCTTGTCACTGAGAACGCACGCTTCCACCCCCGAACTAGCAACCAAAACCAGTCCAGTCCCCCGGGCGCCTAACTTTCAAACGAACACATCTCTCCTCACCTCATACACAAAAGTCACCTGTGACCTCGGCCTTCCTCCGAGATACACCTATCAACACACAGCTCGAATATCCGAGGTCATTCccagcccttttttttatcccgCAACCTACCGCATTTTCCCCCATTCCTCGCTTGGCTCCATTCCCAAGCATCTACCCC GGCCCCTTTCCGTCATCACAAGTAGCAGAGCCATGGTTGCCGTCGCCACTATGCCCGCCCCCATCGGGGAGCCCCAGAAGCTGGAGAAGAAGCCCGTCAAGTTCTCCAACTTGCTGTTGGGCGCCGGTCTGAACATGTTCGAGGTCACCACGCTTGGCCAGCCGCTCGAGGTCGTCAAGACCACCATGGCTGCCAACCGTGGCGACGGCTTTGGCACTGCCCTGGGCCGCATCTGGGGTCGTGGTGGTGTCCTTGGTT ATGACGACTGGGAATCAATCCGTCAATCGAGCTGCTTATCGCGGCCCG TCTACCAGGGTCTCATCCCCTGGGCCTGGATTGAAGCCTCCACCAAGGGCGCCGTCCTTCTCTTCGTCGCCTCCGAGGCCGAGTACTACGCACGCAACGCTGGTGCTTCCGAGTTTGGTGGTGGTATCATCGGTGGTATCACCGGTGGTGTTGCCCAGGCCTATGCCACCATGGGTTTCTGCACTTGCATGAAGACGGTCGAGATCACCAAGCACAAGGTTGCCTCCACTGGCGTCCCGCCTCCCAGCACCTTCCAGACCTTCATGGGTATCTACCGCAAGGAGGGTATCAGGGGCATCAACAAGGGTGTCAACGCCGTCGCTATCCGTCAGATGACCAACTGGGGTTCCCGTTTCGGTCTCTCTCGTCTGGCCGAGCAGGGCATCCGCGACGTAAGAGGCAAGAAGGACGGTGAGAAGCTCGCCGCCTGGGAGAAGATTCTTGCTTCCGGTCTCGGTGGTGGTCTGTCCGCCTGGAACCAGCCTATTGAGGTCATCCGTGTCGAGATGCAGAGCAAGAAGGAGGACCCCAACCGACCCAAGAAGATGACGGTCGGAAACACTTTCCGTTACATTTACTCCACCAACGGTATCTCCGGTCTCTACCGTGGTGTTGCTCCTCGTATTGGTCTCGGCGTTTGGCAGACGATTTGCATGGTTGCTTTGGGTGATAT GGCCAAGACTTACGTCGAGAAGGTCACCGGCGACAAGGTCACGGCTAAGCATTAA
- a CDS encoding RNA recognition domain-containing protein — protein sequence MAAPTSAAAAVAELEAALEPMQNYKAPGVTANRIANITTICVDNIQNESVLIQKLYTTFKKFSAPYKLGVLYVIDSVMRKWLDQARVSGQPVDGSARDGTFGAGCHRITGLMHTLISDMVQLRLEGQKEKLLKLLEIWRRVATFSPDVLDDFQRKIESSPDPIQSYTPEGSPPPGLVEAMGYRSKSAAPPAAQPRPADANSIIANLAKLTQSVQSQPQTQSYGQPQNSQSQSNGHGQNFNQGHNYGQAHGHIQPPAPAQTQTPAVPQNLQDLLSRLQSSTPQQQQQPPPPPPAPPVNQFPQAPYSMPPFPGGPPSTATPYAYAQGQPQAPPVGLPFPGAGPQPPQGVNGQQMALMQMFANSGFTAEQIVAALAAASNQNSATPSGPPVPTPSTTSTPLPIAAQSYYGSGQGWGGPVQPSDTSEGSRYIRTSAGAGNGKYERTTRSRSPGRRWNSGGSSHDRDNGYDYGHRSPDRGRHDSRDGRYGSEYRQRSPHGSHSASQGGHGDSRRGSDAKWVEYDRNLKPGHIKVLSRTLFVGGVNQSEHELRAIFTRFGQVQSCIVNKDKRHAFVKMVSREDAVRAKDGMEMRANGNMPQNDDESQLRTRWGVGFGPRDCSDYRTGVSIIPISKLTEADRKWMLTAEYGGSGGKPIEEGMVVEEPDIEIGNGVSSKAISRRMQTDKSGNHGPRSTRGGGRDDSREDLGRWRRGRDRDRDQRRDDKKFSSANSQPLPQFPYGIGTLPNGMPAYPPGFAFPAAKDN from the exons ATGGCTGCCCCGACTTCTGCCGCCGCTGCTGTGGCGGAGCTAGAAGCCGCCCTCGAACCCATGCAGAATTACAAGGCTCCTGGTGTCACCGCCAACCGCATTGCTAATATCACTACCATCTGTGTCGACAACATTCAG AATGAGTCGGTTCTCATCCAGAAGCTGTATACCACGTTCAAGAAGTTTTCTGCTCCTTACAAGCTTGGAGTCCTATACGTGATCGACTCTGTGATGCGCAAGTGGCTTGACCAAGCCAGAGTGTCCGGCCAGCCTGTTGATGGTTCTGCGAGAGATGGAACCTTTGGCGCTGGTTGTCACCGAATTACCGGTCTCATGCACACCCTCATCAGTGACATGGTGCAGTTGCGCCTCGAAGGCCAAAAG GAGAAATTGCTTAAGCTGCTCGAGATATGGCGTAGAGTTGCCACTTTCTCTCCTGATGTCCTCGATGATTTCCAGCGGAAGATCGAATCTTCGCCTGACCCGA TTCAGTCCTACACGCCTGAGGGTAGTCCCCCACCAGGCTTGGTCGAGGCCATGGGCTACAGATCCAAATCCGCGGCTCCCCCGGCCGCTCAACCCCGTCCTGCTGATGCCAACAGCATCATCGCCAATCTGGCCAAACTTACGCAGTCCGTCCAGAGCCAGCCTCAGACCCAGAGCTACGGCCAGCCGCAGAATAGCCAGAGTCAGAGTAACGGACATGGCCAGAACTTCAATCAGGGCCACAATTACGGCCAGGCCCATGGTCATATCCAGCCTCCCGCCCCGGCTCAGACTCAGACCCCCGCAGTGCCTCAGAACTTGCAAGACTTGCTCTCTAGACTACAGAGCTCCACgccacagcagcagcagcaaccgccgccgccgcctccagcTCCTCCCGTCAACCAGTTCCCCCAGGCTCCATACTCTATGCCTCCTTTCCCTGGTGGCCCCCCTAGCACAGCGACTCCGTATGCATACGCCCAAGGCCAGCCCCAGGCTCCTCCTGTTGGACTGCCGTTTCCAGGAGCTGGCCCTCAGCCTCCTCAGGGAGTCAATGGTCAGCAAATGGCTCTCATGCAGATGTTTGCCAATTCGGGATTCACCGCGGAGCAAATTGTCGCAGCGCTTGCGGCTGCCAGCAATCAAAACAGCGCTACTCCTTCGGGACCGCCTGTACCCACGCCCTCTACCACATCTACTCCACTCCCCATCGCGGCCCAGAGTTACTACGGCAGCGGTCAGGGATGGGGTGGTCCCGTTCAGCCCAGTGACACCAGCGAGGGAAGTCGCTACATTCGTACCTCAGCTGGAGCTGGAAATGGGAAATATGAACGTACAACCCGGTCTAGATCGCCTGGCCGCCGTTGGAACTCGGGTGGTTCTTCTCACGACCGCGACAATGGCTACGACTATGGACATCGCTCCCCCGATCGAGGCCGTCACGACAGTAGAGACGGTCGCTATGGTAGCGAGTACCGCCAGCGTAGCCCCCATGGAAGCCACAGTGCTTCTCAAGGTGGTCATGGTGACTCGCGCCGTGGTTCGGATGCCAAGTGGGTTGAGTATGACCGTAACTTGAAGCCTGGACACATCAAGGTTCTGAGCCGCACCCTGTTCGTCGGCGGTGTCAA CCAGTCTGAGCACGAGCTTCGTGCCATCTTTACTCGATTTGGCCAGGTTCAGTCTTGCATCGTTAACAAGGACAAGCGACACGCCTTCGTTAAGATGGTCTCCCGCGAGGATGCCGTTCGTGCCAAGGATGGCATGGAGATGCGTGCCAACGGCAACATGCCGCAGAACGATGATGAGTCGCAGCTGAGA ACCCGCTGGGGCGTTGGCTTCGGTCCGCGCGACTGTAGCGATTACCGTACGGGCGTTAGCATCATTCCTATCAGCAAGCTTACAGAGGCTGATCGCAAGTGGATGTTGACCGCCGAGTATGGAGGCAGTGGCGGTAAGCCCATCGAAGAGGGTATGGTCGTTGAGGAGCCCGATATCGAGATTGGCAATGGTGTTTCCTCCAAGGCCATCAGCCGCCGCATGCAGACCGACAAGAGCGGCAACCACGGACCTCGCTCTACTCGTGGTGGTGGACGCGACGACAGCCGCGAGGACCTCGGTCGCTGGCGCCGTGGCCGCGACCGCGACCGTGACCAGCGCCGTGACGACAAGAAGTTCTCTTCGGCCAACTCTCAGCCGCTTCCGCAATTCCCCTATGGCATCGGTACCTTGCCCAACGGCATGCCTGCGTACCCTCCCGGCTTCGCGTTCCCGGCCGCCAAGGACAACTGA
- a CDS encoding citrate synthase, with the protein MSVARLSTSALRTSLRASPFKVSAFNAARCYSSKNQTLKERFAELLPEKIEEVKALRKEHGSKVIDKVTLDQVYGGARGIKCLVWEGSVLDAEEGIRFRGKTIPECQELLPKAPGGKEPLPEGLFWLLLTGEVPTEQQVRDLSAEWAARSDIPKFVEELIDHCPTDLHPMAQFSLAVTALEHTSSFAKAYAKGVNKKDYWGYTFEDSMDLIAKLPTIAARIYQNVFKGGKVAAVEKDKDYSFNFANQLGFGSNTDFVELLRLYLTIHTDHEGGNVSAHTTHLVGSALSSPFLSVAAGLNGLAGPLHGLANQEVLNWLTEMKKSVGDDLSDKAITDYLWSTLNAGRVVPGYGHAVLRKTDPRYSAQRKFAQEKMPNDPMFQLVSQVYKIAPEVLTQHGKTKNPYPNVDAHSGVLLQYYGLTEANYYTVLFGVSRAIGVLPQLIIDRALGAPIERPKSFSTAKWAELVKKI; encoded by the exons ATGTCTGTAGCGCGTCTTTCCACCTCTGCTCTGAGGACTTCCCTCAGAGCCTCCCCTTTCAAGGTCTCGGCTTTCAACGCTGCCCGTTGCTACTCTTCCAAGAACCAG ACCTTGAAGGAGCGCTTCGCTGAGCTTCTCCCCGAGAAGATTGAGGAGGTCAAGGCTCTGAGAAA AGAGCATGGCTCCAAGGTCATCGACAAGGTCACTCTTGACCAGGTCTACGGTGGTGCTCGTGGCATCAAGTGCCTCGTCTGGGAGGGTTCCGTTCTCGACGCTGAGGAGGGTATCCGTTTCCGCGGCAAGACCATTCCCGAGTGCCAGGAGCTCCTCCCCAAGGCTCCCGGTGGCAAGGAGCCCCTTCCTGAGG GTCTCTTCTGGCTTCTCCTGACTGGCGAGGTCCCTACCGAGCAGCAGGTCCGCGACCTGTCCGCCGAGTGGGCTGCCCGCTCCGACATTCCCAAGTTCGTCGAGGAGCTGATCGACCACTGCCCTACCGACCTTCACCCCATGGCTCAGTTCTCCCTGGCCGTTACCGCCCTCGAGCACACCTCTTCGTTCGCCAAGGCCTACGCCAAGGGTGTCAACAAGAAGGACTACTGGGGATACACCTTTGAGGACTCCATGGACCTGATTGCCAAGCTGCCCACCATTGCCGCTCGCATCTACCAGAACGTCTTCAAGGGCGGCAAGGTCGCCGCTGTTGAGAAGGACAAGGATTATTCCTTCAACTTCGCCAACCAGCTCGGCTTCGGCAGCAACACCGACTTCGTCGAGCTGCTCCGTCTCTACCTCACCATCCACACTGACCACGAGGGTGGCAACGTCTCTGCCCACACCACCCACTTGGTCGGCAGTGCTCTGTCCTCCCCCTTCCTTTCCGTTGCTGCTGGTCTCAACGGTCTGGCCGGTCCTCTCCACGGTCTTGCCAACCAGGAGGTTCTCAACTGGCTCACTGAGATGAAGAAGTCCGTTGGCGACGACCTCAGCGACAAGGCCATCACCGACTACCTCTGGTCCACCCTGAACGCCGGCCGTGTCGTTCCCGGTTACGGCCACGCCGTCCTCCGCAAGACTGACCCCCGTTACTCTGCCCAGCGCAAGTTCGCCCAGG AGAAGATGCCCAACGACCCCATGTTCCAGCTCGTCTCCCAGGTCTACAAGATCGCCCCCGAGGTCCTCACCCAGCACGGCAAGACCAAGAACCCCTACCCCAACGTCGACGCCCACTCCGGTGTCCTCCTCCAGTACTACGGTCTTACCGAGGCCAACTACTACACCGTCCTCTTCGGTGTTTCCCGCGCCATCGGTGTCCTTCCCCAGCTCATCATCGACCGCGCCCTCGGTGCCCCCATCGAGCGCCCCAAGTCCTTCTCCACTGCCAAGTGGGCCGAGCTTGTCAAGAAGATCTAA
- a CDS encoding AMP-binding enzyme: MAPTKDTAAYIQELANPPPPGSPYGVPIPGSEKEGRSAIYRHWRFRDGPLLSTFDPAVQTVHDLFEESSKKRPNAKCLGHRAWNPATKDWENKYTWATYAQVAERRKNFGAGLIEIHQKIGITSDNYGVGLWSQNRPEWHIADLGAASQSLFTVSLYETLGPDTTEYIINHANLACVATSLPHIPVLLKLAPRLPSLKLIVCLDSLDDGEQAGYSKLSVLNGIAAQNGIQIYSMAGVEELGLKSGRPMRPPRSTDYVTINYTSGTTGMPKGVVLTHGNAVAGLTAARSAGTVTYKDVHISYLPLAHIYGRMVDQTALAEGACIGFFRGDIVGLVDDMKILEPTGFMSVPRLYNRFNSAIRTATIDADGVKGSLSRQVVSTKKANMKQPVGKASNSHFLYDRIWTPKVRAAVGLKKAHSMVSGSAQLDPDVHEFLRAAFGNHFVQGYGLTETYAVSTVQLKGDFTLGNIGPPASCNEICLESVPDFDYFVTDKPYPRGEILLRGPSIFKEYYKNEEETSKALDADGWFHTGDIAEVDNMGRFKIVDRKKNVLKLSQGEYISPERIENVYLGSCSLLAMAYVHGDPSQSSLVAVFGVDPENFAPFASKILKKTIDKTDLAAIKAAGADNKVRKALLVELDRIGKKHKFNSYERVRSVYLTIDPFSIENELLTPTLKLKRPQTAKAFRTQIDQMYEEINAEPATKAKL; this comes from the exons ATGGCTCCCACAAAAGACACCGCCGCATACATACAGGAGCTGGCCAACCCGCCACCTCCCGGCTCGCCCTATGGAGTCCCGATCCCAGGCTCCGAGAAGGAAGGTCGCAGTGCCATCTATCGCCATTGGCGCTTCCGTGACGGCCCTCTGCTGTCCACTTTTGATCCCGCGGTCCAGACCGTTCACGACTTGTTTGAAGAGTCCTCCAAGAAGCGTCCCAACGCTAAGTGCTTGGGTCACCGAGCATGGAACCCCGCGACCAAGGACTGGGAGAACAAGTACACCTGGGCTACTTATGCCCAGGTTGCCGAGCGTCGCAAGAACTTCGGCGCTGGTCTGATTGAGATTCATCAGAAGATTGGCATCACCAGCGACAACTACGGTGTCGGTTTGTGGTCGCAAAACCGCCCCGAGTGGCACATTGCCG ATCTCGGTGCTGCATCCCAATCTCTCTTCACCGTCTCTCTCTACGAGACCCTCGGCCCCGACACGACCGAATACATCATCAACCACGCCAACTTGGCTTGCGTGGCTACCTCGTTGCCGCACATCCCCGTCTTGCTGAAGCTTGCCCCGCGCCTCCCATCACTCAAGCTCATTGTGTGCCTTGACTCCCTCGACGATGGCGAACAGGCTGGCTACTCCAAGCTGTCCGTTCTGAACGGCATCGCTGCCCAGAATGGCATCCAGATTTACTCCATGGCTGGCGTCGAGGAGCTCGGCCTCAAGTCCGGTCGCCCCATGCGTCCCCCACGCTCGACCGACTACGTCACCATCAACTACACCTCTGGAACTACCGGTATGCCCAAGGGTGTTGTCCTGACCCACGGCAACGCCGTTGCAGGCCTCACAGCCGCGAGATCCGCCGGCACCGTTACCTACAAGGACGTGCACATTTCTTACCTGCCCCTCGCCCACATCTACGGAAGAATGGTTGACCAAACCGCTCTGGCCGAAGGCGCTTGCATCGGTTTCTTCCGCGGCGATATCGTAGGACTGGTAGACGACATGAAGATTCTCGAGCCCACAGGGTTTATGTCTGTTCCCCGCCTGTACAACCGCTTCAACTCGGCCATCCGAACTGCCACCATCGACGCAGACGGCGTCAAGGGATCCCTGTCTCGCCAGGTTGTCAGCACCAAGAAGGCCAACATGAAGCAGCCCGTTGGCAAGGCAAGCAACTCTCACTTCTTGTACGACAGAATCTGGACCCCCAAGGTTCGTGCCGCTGTCGGCCTCAAGAAGGCGCACAGCATGGTCAGCGGTAGCGCTCAGTTGGACCCTGACGTCCACGAGTTCTTGCGCGCGGCTTTCGGCAACCACTTTGTGCAGGGATACGGCCTGACGGAGACGTACGCCGTCTCGACTGTTCAGCTGAAGGGTGACTTCACACTCGGCAACATCGGACCGCCAGCCTCTTGCAATGAGATCTGCTTGGAGTCGGTTCCCGACTTTGACTACTTCGTCACAGACAAGCCTTACCCCCGTGGTGAGATTCTCCTCCGCGGTCCCAGCATCTTCAAGGAGTACTACAAGAACGAGGAAGAGACGAGCAAGGCCCTCGATGCAGATGGTTGGTTCCATACTGGAGATATTGCCGAGGTCGACAACATGGGTCGCTTCAAGATCGTCGACCGCAAGAAGAACGTTCTCAAGCTGTCGCAAGGAGAGTACATCTCGCCTGAGCGTATCGAAAACGTCTACCTGGGTAGCTGCAGTCTGCTGGCCATGGCATACGTCCACGGTGACCCGTCTCAGTCGTCGCTCGTCGCTGTCTTTGGTGTCGACCCCGAGAACTTTGCGCCATTTGCAAGCAAGATCCTGAAGAAGACCATCGACAAGACCGATCTTGCAGCAATCAAGGCAGCTGGCGCCGACAACAAGGTCAGGAAGGCCCTGCTCGTAGAGCTTGACCGGATTGGCAAGAAACACAAGTTCAACAGCTACGAGCGTGTGCGCAGCGTTTACCTCACCATCGACCCCTTCAGCATCGAGAACGAGCTGTTGACACCTAC TCTTAAGCTCAAGAGACCGCAAACCGCAAAGGCGTTCAGGACGCAGATCGACCAGATGTACGAGGAGATCAACGCGGAGCCGGCCACCAAGGCCAAGCTTTAG